AATTTAAATGCATTCAGAATTTAGGACAAGAAAATTCAAGATCTTAAAACTGCATCAATTCAGATCCAAACTAATCTGAAGTTAACTAAAAAATTACTTTATGATTATATGCACGCAAACGTATGTTTCTACGCACGTTTTATATTAGGAACTTTGACTTAGTTGCTGCAGTCAAAATCCAATGTTTACCCAAAACCTTTCACTcttttgtaaagcactttgagctgcaattcttgtatgaaaagtgctatataaataaagtcttacttaccaTTCATAAACGTATCCCTGCGACGTCATAGCGCGCGAAAATAATCCTCTGCGTAAATTCTTCAAAAGGGTTTGATGAACGTGGACGCCTGCAGCTAGCTGGACACGTCTTGGTTTCTGCTGTTTCGGAGTCAAATTATTACCCGGCAACTGAAAGAGAAGGCGAAAGCAGAAAAGGGCTAATGAGAATGATAGGTCAGAAAACTATCAATTCGTTTTTCACGCCTGTTTCGAAAAAGAGAAATACAGACAAGCTAAATGGAGACACCAAGGATGAGCATGTAAGTTAGGAATGTCTCGCGGTCGCTGGCTCTTTCTAGCAAATACTATTTGGGGGCGTGGTTCTTTGCAGTATTTACCTGGTTATGATTATAATCTTTACAtggaataaaacaaacaatgttGAAGTTTCTGTCTTGCCAGAAAGCAGTCTATATTTTGGTTCGATTAGCAAGAGACTGACCAAATCACTGTTCTTATGGTCCCCGCCGTAACCAAAATTTTTTTACTAACCCGACAGGAAGTTGGTAATGTTCAAGAGCTGCAGCGGTTAGAAAGTCCCTAACTATGTTTGCATCGTCTGTGAGACGCTCACCGAGgaaattgttaaatgtgacaTGTCCAGTTTCACAAAAGTCTTGCCTTTCCCCAACTACAAAGGTTGGCCAGAATAAGAAGCTGAAGACATCTGACGATAAGGCGGCTTCTTCGTCATCTTATCGTCTGAGCCCAGAACAGCTCGAGCGAATCGCTCAAAACAAGAAAGCGGCTCTGGCGAAGCGCGAGCTCGGCAGCCAAACACCGGAAGGATTTGGGGAGAGCTGGCAAAAGGCGTTAGGAGCAGAGTTTTCAAAGCCCTATTTCAACAAAGTAAGATTATGAACTAACGCAGACTTGTCATTTCACGGTGTTTCTGCTGATAAATGCAAAGACACGTTACGGGGCAGTATTGGCTAATCTTCCCCGTTTCAACATTCCCGTAGTTGATGTCCTTCgttgcagaggagaggagaaaacacACCGTCTACCCGCCCCCCGACCAGGTGTTCACCTGGACACAGGTGTGCAGCATTCAAGATGTAAGTATGTGATTCTGTCAGGTATGTCTGACTGACACACCTAACTGACCTGACCACGTTATGCCTGCATAGTGTGTCACATGACACAGCTGAGCTGTGTCACATGACACAGCTGAGCATGCCAACACCCTTCTACACCAGTCAAAAAAGTCAAGAGAAGGTTCAATAATACAATTCAATAACAAACTTTTTGTATAGACACAAAgtgtatacaaaaaaaaaaaatacacttgCTGTATTCAGACTGCCTGTAACCTAGAGAATGAGAGATTCTCAAGACTAGTTTTTCTTGGAAACGGTGACCAGATGGGTGGAGCTCATTAGATTTATCTTTCAGCGTCGATGAGGAGTGTAGTTTTTGACTCAATCTCGACCTGTTTGTCTTCTCCACCGCAGGTCAAGGTGGTGATTCTTGGCCAGGATCCGTACCACGGTCCCAATCAAGCCCATGGGCTGTGCTTCAGTGTGCAGACACCTGTCAATCCTCCACCGAGGTACACACACGTTCCACTGAGGAACCCTTGAGTTACACAGAGGAACCGTCACTTGACGCTAGCAGCCAACAGCTGTCGCAACACATCCGCAAACTATCCCTTTAtgtgaggagtcaggtggctgagcggttagggaatcgggctagtaatctgaaggttgccggttcgattccagggcattgcaaaatgacgttgtgtccttgggcaaggcacttcaccctacttgcctcgggggaatgtccctgtacttactgtaagtcgctctggataagagcgtctgctaaattactaaatgttatGCAATCCCCCATTGCCCATTTTTTCCCTCagagttttcctgggagttttccCTTGTCTACCTTTTGAGGGTTTAGATTGGTTgaagtgcagttctatggggcgtatgtgaagccctctgtgacattgcttgtaaaaaagggctatactcatacatttgatttgatttttcaGCTTGTTGAACATGTACAAAGAATTGTCCTCCGACATAGAGGGCTTCCATCACCCTGGGCATGGAGAGCTGACAGGATGGGCGCAACAAGGTACTGCTGAACATGTGAATGTGCTGATAActagtgggggtcagatggctgagcggttagggaatcgggctattaatcagaatgccagtttgattcccggccgtgccaaatgacgttgtgtccttgggcaaggcactacaccctacttgcctcgggggaatgtccctgtacttactgtaagtcgctctggatataagagcgtctgctaaatgactaaatgtaaataactctTGGACATAGACACATCAATACAAGTCACCTCTCCATACCATGAACAGTATGATCacattatatagctgaatcacCTCATTGTCTGTGCTGTAAGTttgtcgctctctcccctccccctctctttctcccctcccccctctctttctcccctcctcccctttctttctcccctccccccctttctttctcccctaaccctcccctaccttcccctcacccccccctctcacctcctcccctaccttcccctcacccccccccctctcacctcctcatcgcccccccgcctctctctccccctcatccccctctctctctcccctcccccctctctctccccccctctcatctctcccccctctcccgtcCTCACCCCAGGAGTGCTGCTGCTAAACGCTGTGCTCACCGTGCGGGCTCACCAGGCTAACTCCCACAaggaccagggctgggaggTGCTGACTGATGCAGTGATCCGCTGGCTCAATGACAACCTGCAGGGGCTCGTCTTCATGCTGTGGGGGTCCTACGCACAGAAGAAAGGAGCAGCTATCGATAGGGTTAGATTATATAAATACAATTAGATATAGTGAATTCATCTAATTACATATCTGTTCTGATAGTTAGTTTGTTTATACAGTATCTCATACACATCTGCTGTGATGTGTAGCGATGATCAAACACAGTATCTGTAATGGTTTGCATGACAGCACTATTTGCATGTCGCTTTGCATCAAAGCGTGTAgtgaatgaatacatgtaaacgtTAAGTCTTCTAACCTCTAGCAACGGTACTCTTATGTTCGGTAGAAGCGTCACCACGTCCTCCACTCCGTGCATCCCTCTCCGCTGTCGGCACACCGAGGATTCCTCGGTTGCAAGCACTTCTCCAAGACCAACGAGCTGCTGAAGAAATCTGGGAAGCAACCGATAGACTGGACCGCACTTTGAGATTTGGATTTGAAATGCGAATACTAGCAACTTGTCTGCTAGCTACTGACCAAACCGTATAAGCTTACGTTTTCCTTCTTGTGTCTTTGCATTTTTGCGGAGTTTTCCGCCACACTATGGAGAGTTAGTTGGGGTGGGTGTTAATGTGCAAACTGGAACTACATGGACATctgtttacattttattttaaggCTCATGGTAATACAGCTGGTTGGAAGTGCTAAAGTGGTTAGGTGAACCCACCGCTGCAGACGGGAAATAAGTAGACTCATTTTTATATACTCTTACATTGGTTTATGGTTTTGTACTTCCAAATAAATATCTAACGTACTTCCGTATCGTTTCTAATTGGCGTTCGGTCCTCAACGGCTGTCAAATCAGACACAAAAGAAGGCGTGCTGTGTTGGCGTAAGTGTGCGACGCTGGGCTGGCTAGCCATGTTGGTAGCAGGCAGGTTCAATGAGTTTCAAGTAAAGATACAGATCAGCTGCGAGGCATTAGACCTGCTACTTAGTCAATAACTTGTAATTATCAAGCTAGCTAGTCAAATTGTACATCTAtatattgttattgttttatAGCCGACATAAACAATGCCTGTTGAAAGTTTGCCAATTCGACAGTCGTCCTTCCATGTTCGGTTGCTGCAACAGTATCTGGGTTTGCTGAAAAATTACCCCATCCTCACCAAATCCGTAACGAGGTTAGTAGGTTAAAGTAGTTGGCCAGGTGGCTAGAATGCATTGTATGAGCTAACTAGTTAGCCAGCCACATCTGTGAAAAGTGACATTTAGCTGCAACTTTGCTGCTGTTTGTAGTCAAACAGGTTTGCTTCATTATTTTTTACGGGTTTCTCACCCAATGTTGTTCATTAATTGGCTAATTGTATGGTAAAACTGTTAACGAATTTATTTATGTCTACCATTAAAGCTACTGACTTGATTGTACCCTAAAAGTAAACACGCGTAGTCTCTTTCAACATGGACCTTTTAACCTTTCTCTGGTTGATTTAGCCAATCACCCTCGGCAGTGAGAACCTCCCCTTGGCTTGACAGCACAGCCTCCGGAAGCATAATGACGATTTCAATACTTTTATTGTCCATATCTTACTTCTGCTTTAACATAAATATTGATTTTGCCTCTGCAGTGGCATACTCTCAGCGTTGGGAAACATCCTGTCACAAACGTTAGAGGCAAGAAAAAAGACGAAGGATTTGAAAAAGATTGACATTACTGGACCTACTCGATATGCCATTTATGggtaagcaacaaaaaaaaagacatttccAGAGGTCCCACTGACAGGATGTTCCTATATAGCCTAAATCTTAACATAAATTACTAATTTCTATATTTCTGCATTGCCATGAGGAGCAACTGATATGTGGTCAGATGATTTGGTGTCAATGGTCAGTTTATTGGATCCTGTGTGGCTTTAGGCTTTTTGTCACAGGGCcagtgagccatgtcttctacCAGCTCATGGAGGTCCTGATGCCTGCGTCTGAGCCTTACTGTGTGGTCAAGCGCCTGTTGCTGGATCGGCTCGTCTTCGCCCCTGCCTTCCTGATGCTGTTCTACTTTGTCATGAACATCCTGGAGGTCGGCTTTACACTCAACccatctcccactctctcccgccctactctctcctcactccctcaactctctctcctcactccctcaactctctctcctcactccctcaactctctctcctcactccctcaactctctctcctcactccctcaactctctctccccatctccttttTCTCTGGTCATTCATCATCACCTACTTCTCCCTCCCCATCGATCTCCTTCCTTTAGTGTCTGTTTTCACAACGTCATCAGATCTATTGAAAATGGTTGCTATGAAGAATGTTGTTTGACTTTTTAATGTTTCTCAGGGAAAGAGTTTATCAGACTTTGAGGGCAAAGTGAGAACTAGTTATTGGACTGCCTTGAAAATGAACTGGAAAGTGTGGACACCCTTCCAGTTTATCAACATCAACTACATACCTGTTCAGGTGAGCTTTTTACATAAGTGGCCTTTACTGGCACTCGTTGTGATGTGGTTTTGGATTGGTCTGACATGTTGTTTTCGTGGTTCACTTTTGTTTTCCCAGTTTCGAGTGCTGTTTGCCAACATGGTGGCCCTGTTTTGGTACGCTTACCTTGCGTCTGTGAGAAAGTAAAGTCGTCCAGGGCTGATCTATGCTGGCTGGAGAGGGCCTGGTTTCACACAACGCAACACAACTATAAAACATGCAATGACTTTAACTCATCTTAATCTACATACCATCTGAACCATTGTTTGTTAATGTGGTATTAGATAGGTCTCTGACACATTTTTGGTCGAGTACTTTtgtaaagaaaatgtaatgagTCACCGAGAACAAACTCTGTGCAAATTTCAGCTCAGGAGGCAAGTATTTTCTGCAGAATACGATGCATGTTTTTATTACATCCTGTCTGAAGTCTCAGTGGTGCTGTGGCagtgttgtgttttgtttactTACAGGCTGCCTTAATGCGAGTCTGTTTCAGGTCAAAGTTACACTGAACTACTACTGAACAGTTTCTAACCCAGACTTCCATCACGTTACCTTGTGATGCCATCTCAAGAAGTATGTCAAGACCATGTCGCCATTTTGTTATGGCTGACCATGAAGAGTACACATGCTGATCGTTATCCATTTT
Above is a genomic segment from Osmerus mordax isolate fOsmMor3 chromosome 24, fOsmMor3.pri, whole genome shotgun sequence containing:
- the unga gene encoding uracil DNA glycosylase a, whose translation is MRMIGQKTINSFFTPVSKKRNTDKLNGDTKDEHVGQNKKLKTSDDKAASSSSYRLSPEQLERIAQNKKAALAKRELGSQTPEGFGESWQKALGAEFSKPYFNKLMSFVAEERRKHTVYPPPDQVFTWTQVCSIQDVKVVILGQDPYHGPNQAHGLCFSVQTPVNPPPSLLNMYKELSSDIEGFHHPGHGELTGWAQQGVLLLNAVLTVRAHQANSHKDQGWEVLTDAVIRWLNDNLQGLVFMLWGSYAQKKGAAIDRKRHHVLHSVHPSPLSAHRGFLGCKHFSKTNELLKKSGKQPIDWTAL
- the pxmp2 gene encoding peroxisomal membrane protein 2 — its product is MPVESLPIRQSSFHVRLLQQYLGLLKNYPILTKSVTSGILSALGNILSQTLEARKKTKDLKKIDITGPTRYAIYGLFVTGPVSHVFYQLMEVLMPASEPYCVVKRLLLDRLVFAPAFLMLFYFVMNILEGKSLSDFEGKVRTSYWTALKMNWKVWTPFQFININYIPVQFRVLFANMVALFWYAYLASVRK